From Actinoplanes oblitus, a single genomic window includes:
- a CDS encoding slipin family protein has translation MSTPAIVLIIAAAVAILLLVLSVRIVKQYERGVVFRLGRVVGARDPGLRFLIPIIDIMHRVSLRIVTMPIQSQGIITRDNVSVDVSAVAYFRVVDAVKSVVAIENVRAAINQIAQTTLRKVVGRHTLDETLSETDRINDDIRMILDVTTVDWGVEVTLVELKDIQLPDAMKRAMAKQAEAEREKRAKIINAEGESLAAAALGAASDTMMAHPLALQLRNLQSLVEIGVDKNTTVVFPAPLMSTIGELGNFLTHEAEASHRPPPATPATNGGSAPPATPARS, from the coding sequence ATGAGTACCCCCGCCATCGTCCTGATCATCGCAGCGGCCGTGGCGATCCTGCTGCTGGTGCTGTCGGTGCGGATCGTCAAGCAGTACGAGCGCGGTGTGGTCTTCCGGCTCGGCCGCGTCGTCGGCGCCCGGGACCCGGGTCTGCGCTTCCTGATCCCGATCATCGACATCATGCACCGCGTCTCGCTGCGCATCGTCACCATGCCGATCCAGTCGCAGGGCATCATCACCCGCGACAACGTCAGCGTCGACGTCTCCGCCGTCGCCTACTTCCGAGTCGTCGACGCGGTCAAATCCGTCGTCGCCATCGAGAACGTCCGCGCGGCGATCAACCAGATCGCCCAGACCACCCTGCGCAAAGTCGTCGGGCGGCACACCCTGGACGAGACCCTCTCCGAAACCGACCGGATCAACGACGACATCCGCATGATCCTCGACGTCACCACCGTCGACTGGGGCGTCGAAGTGACCCTGGTCGAGCTCAAGGACATCCAGTTGCCCGACGCGATGAAGCGGGCGATGGCCAAGCAGGCCGAAGCGGAGCGGGAGAAGCGAGCGAAGATCATCAACGCGGAGGGTGAGTCGCTGGCCGCCGCCGCGCTAGGTGCCGCCTCCGACACCATGATGGCCCATCCCCTCGCCCTGCAGCTGCGCAACCTGCAATCGCTGGTCGAGATCGGCGTCGACAAGAACACCACGGTCGTCTTCCCCGCGCCGCTGATGAGCACCATCGGCGAACTGGGCAACTTCCTCACCCACGAGGCCGAGGCCAGCCACCGGCCCCCGCCGGCAACACCGGCCACCAACGGCGGAAGCGCACCCCCGGCCACCCCGGCCCGATCCTGA
- a CDS encoding universal stress protein, with protein MNTVEPVLVGTDGSAPAQAAVRWAAVEAQRRNAALTVLSVYDPTWAAAPGPPRRDLTEAAEEAEAVVAEARTAIGTLAPSLTVHTVVAPGDPAAVLLEHGRDAGLLVVGHRGRGGFTSLMLGSVGSRVSTHARCPTVVVRGRALAIDGPVVVGVDGSPGSDLAISAAFEAARRRHGPVLAVHAYATPLPPVGPGLAPIAPPDPEQIAKSHVTAVDEILAGWIDRFPDVPVQVQVATGTAAGLLVGASHHAQLVVVGSRGLGTVAGTLLGSVGQQLLHHADCPILIARQ; from the coding sequence ATGAACACCGTCGAACCGGTCCTGGTCGGCACCGACGGCTCCGCGCCGGCACAGGCCGCCGTGCGCTGGGCCGCCGTGGAGGCCCAGCGCCGCAACGCCGCGCTGACCGTGCTCAGCGTGTACGACCCGACCTGGGCCGCCGCGCCGGGACCGCCGCGCCGCGATCTCACCGAGGCGGCCGAAGAGGCCGAAGCCGTCGTGGCCGAAGCCCGAACGGCGATCGGCACACTCGCGCCCTCCCTCACCGTGCACACCGTCGTCGCACCCGGCGACCCCGCCGCCGTGCTGCTCGAGCACGGCCGGGACGCCGGGCTCCTGGTGGTCGGCCACCGCGGCCGCGGCGGCTTCACCAGCCTGATGCTCGGCTCGGTCGGTTCCCGGGTGTCGACCCACGCCCGCTGCCCCACGGTGGTGGTCCGCGGCCGGGCGCTGGCCATCGACGGCCCGGTCGTGGTCGGCGTGGACGGTTCCCCGGGCAGCGATCTGGCCATCAGCGCGGCGTTCGAGGCCGCCCGCCGTCGGCACGGACCGGTGCTGGCGGTGCACGCCTACGCCACACCGTTGCCGCCGGTCGGCCCGGGCCTCGCCCCCATCGCGCCGCCCGACCCGGAGCAAATCGCGAAGTCGCATGTCACCGCGGTGGACGAGATCCTCGCCGGATGGATCGACCGGTTCCCCGACGTACCGGTACAGGTGCAGGTCGCCACCGGTACGGCAGCCGGGCTGCTGGTCGGCGCCTCACACCACGCACAGCTGGTGGTGGTCGGCAGCCGGGGACTCGGCACGGTGGCCGGAACCCTGCTGGGCTCGGTCGGCCAGCAGCTGCTGCACCACGCCGACTGCCCGATCCTGATCGCCCGCCAGTGA